Genomic segment of Caproiciproducens sp. NJN-50:
GTCAAAGCCGTGCTGGATCTGACGGACGGGAACGGCTGCGATCTGGTCATTGAAACGGCGGGGGCGGAAAAGACGACGCAGCAGGCAGTACATATGACGAAAAAAGGCGCCACGATCGTCTGCGTGGGCTACAACGCAACCGGAATGGTCAATCTGCCGATGAGCCTGGCTCTCGACAAAGAGCTGACCATCAAAACAGTTTTCCGCTACAGGCATATCTACCCCATGGCAATCGAGGCGGTCGCGGCGGGGAAGGTCAATCTGAAGGGAGTCGTGACCAACATCTTCAATTTCGACGACATCCAGAACGCGATGGATTCCAGCGTACGCAACAAGGAAGACATTGTCAAAGCAGTTGTAAAGATTATTAAGTAGGAGGGGACGCAGTTGAACCTGCAGGAACTGACGGCGGAAATCCAGCACATCGGCATCCCGACGGACGACATCGGGAAGACCGTCGCCTTTTACACCGGACTCGGCTTTGAGACGGTGCTGCGCACGAAAAACGAAACGGCAAACGAGCCGGTTGCTTTTCTGCGCCTGAAAAACCTGACCATAGAAACCTATGAAACACGTACCGCGAAAAAACAGGCCGGGGCAATCGACCACATTGCCCTGAACGTCGCGGATATTGACAGAACGTTTCAGGCCGCAAAGGCGGAGGGTTACTCCCTGCTCGACAAAGAAGTACGGTTTCTCCCCTTCTGGGAACACGGCGTCAGGTTTTTCACCATAGAAGGCCCGAATGCGGAAAAAATCGAATTCAGCCAGATACTGTGAGGTGACGGGAATGTTCGACATAACGGCAGTGGGCGAGCTCCTGATCGATTTCACCCCCGCCGGCGTAAGCGACGCGGGCGATCCGCTCTTTGCCCAGAAGCCGGGCGGCGCCCCGGCCAACGTGCTTGCGGCCAACAGCAGACTGGGCGGACACAACGCCTTTATCGGCAAGGTCGGGAACGACGGGTTCGGGGACTTTCTGCGCGGCACGCTGGAAAAGCTGCGGATCGACGTCTCAGGGCTCTGCACGGACCCGGAAATCCCGACGACGCTGGCCTTCGTGCAGCTCGACCGGAACGGCGACCGTTCCTTCAGCTTTTACCGCAAGCCCGGCGCGGACCTGATGCTGCGAAGCTCGGAGATTAACGACAGTCTGATTTCCGGATGCCGCATCCTGCATTTCGGCTCCGTATCCATGACCGGCGAGCCTTCCAGGAGCGCGACCCTTTCCGCCGTCAGGGCCGCCAGAAAGCTCGGGCGCATCATCAGCTACGACCCGAATTACCGCCCGCCGCTGTGGGAAAACGCCGGGACGGCAAAAGAGCAGATGACCGCCGGTTTGGAACTGGCGGATATCATAAAGGTTTCCGAAGAGGAAATGGCCCTGCTGACCGGAGAAAGCAATCTAGAAAAAGGTTCGGCGGCACTCGCCCGCTTCGGCGCATCGCTTGTCTTCATTTCTCTGGGCGCCGGGGGTGCTTTTTACCGAAGCGGAGACCTGTGCGGGGCCCTGCCTGCTTACGGCGTAAAAACAATCGATACGAACGGAGCAGGAGACGCGTTTCTGGGCGCAGCGCTGTTTCGCCTGCGCGGCAAAACACTGGAGGAAATCCGCAGCCTGAAAGAAGCGGAACTGAAGGACATCCTTCTGTTTGCGAACGCGGCCGGCGCGCTCACAACAGTGAAAAACGGAGCGATTCCGGCCATGCCCTCTCTGGAAGAAATCAGGTCCTGCATGGAAACGGTCCCGTTCCTGCCCCGCGGCTGTGCCTCATCAATCTGCAGGTCTTATTAAATTTTTTATATTATTAGGAGGAGAAAAAAAATGAAAAGGTTCTTGTCGCTTTTTCTTTTGGCAGCCATTCTTGCATTCTCTGCAGCAGGCTGCGAAAGCAGTCAGACGACCTCAAGCAGCGCGGCGCCCGCTTCTTCGGCAGCGGCGTCATCCGCCTCGGGCAGCAAAAAACTGAAGATCGGCGTCACGGTGCAAAGTCTGAGCAACCAGGTCTGGTCGGTCGCATGCACGACGATGAAAAAGCTGGCGGATGCCGACGGAAACACCCTGAGCTACATGTCCTGCGATGATACTTCGTCGAAGCAGATCGAGCAGATCGAAAACTTCATCAGCGGCGGCTGTGACGTCATCATGGTCAACCCTTCCGACCCGAACGCCATTGAAGACGTCTGCAAACAGGCGCGCGATGCAGGCATTAAAGTCATGTGCTGGGACAACACGATGAAAAACACGGATATCAACTGGGTAATCGACAACCAGAAGCTCGGCTATATGATCGGCGAACAGGCGAGCACATTCATCAACAGCAAATTCAAAGACGGAAATGTTGAAGTCGCCGTCCTCGATTATCCGCAGACTGCAATCCTTCTCGAGAGGGAAAAGGGCATCCTGCAGGCGCTGAAAGAGAAATCCCCCAACGCCAAGGTCGTTGCGCAGCAGCCCGCCCTCAATGCGACCCAAGGCCTCGACGCAATGGAGACCATCCTGCAGGCTCATCCCAACGTGAAGGTCGTGTGCTGCATCGGCGGCGGCGGAGCCGTGGGCGCCAACGAGGCTTTGAAAGCGGCCAACAAGATCGCGGACGACGTTGGGATCTTCGCTGCGGATGCGACGGACCAAGAGCTTGCCTCCATGCTGAGCGGCGAAGCGAACAGAATGTCCGTTATCATAACCGGAACCCCGACGGTCATCGGCCAGAACTGCTATCAATTGCTGACAAAACTCGGCAGCGGCGGTAAATTTGACAATCAGAATGTCTACAGGGAAATTTTCCCGGTGACCGCCGAAAACGCAAGTCAGTATTATAAAAAGTAAACTCCCGGATTCCCAGATCAATCATAAAAACACAGAGCAGATGCTGTACTTACATGGATAGCCGCGTCCCTGAGCACGATGGCTATCAAGTCGCCGGTTTCCGGTTCGCGCTTAAACGAGAAAATGGAAATGCCCCACGGAATTCGTTGGATATTTCTCTTTCGTATTTCGTAGGCATTTCCTTTGTTAAAAAGGCAGACCCGGAGATCCTTCAACTCCAATTTTTTCGCGCTGGATGGTTCTGAATTGCCCGAATGCATCTTTGAAACTGCCCAAGCGCAGAAAGGATGACTGCTATGGAAGATCCTGAATATATTCTGCAACTCAAACATGTGAAAAAAACGTATCCCGGCGTGGTTGCCCTGGATGATGTTTCCATCGATGTGAAAAAGGGTGAAATTCATGCCCTCGTGGGAGAAAACGGCGCTGGAAAATCGACATTGATCAAAACCTGCAGCGGAGCCGTTATCCCGGACTCAGGGGAAATCATAGTCAACGGCAAGTCATTCCATTCCATGAACCCGCGCCTTGCTGCCGAAAACGGAATCGCAATTATCTACCAAGAGTTTAACCTTGTCGGGGATCTTTCTGTGGCGGAGAATATTTTTCTCGGCCGCGCAATCCGGAAGGGCATCGTCGTCGATAAAAAGGCGATGGAAAGGAAATCGGAGAAGGTATTTCAACAGCTTCATATCCATATCGACCCCAACGAACTTGTCAGGAACCTTACCGTCGGTTATCAGCAGATGGTCGAAATCGCGAAGGCCATCCAGCAGGATGTCAAAATCCTGATTATGGATGAGCCCTCCGCGCCTCTTGCCGCAGTTGAAGCGGAAAACCTGTTTAAAATTGTTGATACGCTGAAAAAGTCCGGCGTTTCCATTATCTATATATCGCACCGGCTTGATGAGATATTCAGATTATCCGACCGGATTACGGTTCTTCGGGACGGTCATTACATAAAGACTGTGAACACGAAAGAGGCCAACGTGGACGAGCTGATTTCAATGATGGTCGGCAGAACGCTGAGCGAAAAATTTCCGCCCAGAAAAGCCTGTGTGCGGGACGAGACGATCCTTGAAGTCAAAAATCTTTGCGGAAACGGCGACAAGGATATCTCTTTTTCCCTAAAGGAAGGAGAAATCCTCGGCCTCGGCGGATTGATCGGAGCCGGCCGCACGGAGCTTGTGCAAATGATATTCGGCGTTGTTCCGAAAACATCCGGGCAGATTATTTTCAAAGGCAGGGAAATCAGCCCCAAAAGTCCGCGCGATGCCATTGAGATGGGCATTGCACTCGTTCCGGAAGACCGGAAGCAGGAGGGTGTACTTCTGGGCATGTCGATCAATCAGAATATCAATATGCCGATTTATAAAAGGATCTCCCGGCTTTCCGTCATTAATAGAAAAACAGAGCACAGCGTTGCCGATACCTATGTGAAAGGACTCGGCATCAAAACCCCGAGCGTCGATCAGCTTTCTAAAAACCTGAGCGGCGGCAACCAGCAGAAAGTCGTTCTGGCGAAATGGCTGGCGGCAAATTCCGAGCTGATTATTTTTGACGAACCGACAAGGGGAATCGATATCGGCGCAAAGTACGAAATCTATAAACTGATGAACGATCTTGTGGAAAAAGGGAAAACAATTCTTCTTATTTCTTCTGAGATGGAAGAGCTTATAGGAATGTCGGATCGGATTCTGGTTCT
This window contains:
- a CDS encoding VOC family protein, whose amino-acid sequence is MNLQELTAEIQHIGIPTDDIGKTVAFYTGLGFETVLRTKNETANEPVAFLRLKNLTIETYETRTAKKQAGAIDHIALNVADIDRTFQAAKAEGYSLLDKEVRFLPFWEHGVRFFTIEGPNAEKIEFSQIL
- a CDS encoding carbohydrate kinase family protein encodes the protein MFDITAVGELLIDFTPAGVSDAGDPLFAQKPGGAPANVLAANSRLGGHNAFIGKVGNDGFGDFLRGTLEKLRIDVSGLCTDPEIPTTLAFVQLDRNGDRSFSFYRKPGADLMLRSSEINDSLISGCRILHFGSVSMTGEPSRSATLSAVRAARKLGRIISYDPNYRPPLWENAGTAKEQMTAGLELADIIKVSEEEMALLTGESNLEKGSAALARFGASLVFISLGAGGAFYRSGDLCGALPAYGVKTIDTNGAGDAFLGAALFRLRGKTLEEIRSLKEAELKDILLFANAAGALTTVKNGAIPAMPSLEEIRSCMETVPFLPRGCASSICRSY
- a CDS encoding sugar ABC transporter substrate-binding protein, which encodes MKRFLSLFLLAAILAFSAAGCESSQTTSSSAAPASSAAASSASGSKKLKIGVTVQSLSNQVWSVACTTMKKLADADGNTLSYMSCDDTSSKQIEQIENFISGGCDVIMVNPSDPNAIEDVCKQARDAGIKVMCWDNTMKNTDINWVIDNQKLGYMIGEQASTFINSKFKDGNVEVAVLDYPQTAILLEREKGILQALKEKSPNAKVVAQQPALNATQGLDAMETILQAHPNVKVVCCIGGGGAVGANEALKAANKIADDVGIFAADATDQELASMLSGEANRMSVIITGTPTVIGQNCYQLLTKLGSGGKFDNQNVYREIFPVTAENASQYYKK
- a CDS encoding sugar ABC transporter ATP-binding protein, which gives rise to MEDPEYILQLKHVKKTYPGVVALDDVSIDVKKGEIHALVGENGAGKSTLIKTCSGAVIPDSGEIIVNGKSFHSMNPRLAAENGIAIIYQEFNLVGDLSVAENIFLGRAIRKGIVVDKKAMERKSEKVFQQLHIHIDPNELVRNLTVGYQQMVEIAKAIQQDVKILIMDEPSAPLAAVEAENLFKIVDTLKKSGVSIIYISHRLDEIFRLSDRITVLRDGHYIKTVNTKEANVDELISMMVGRTLSEKFPPRKACVRDETILEVKNLCGNGDKDISFSLKEGEILGLGGLIGAGRTELVQMIFGVVPKTSGQIIFKGREISPKSPRDAIEMGIALVPEDRKQEGVLLGMSINQNINMPIYKRISRLSVINRKTEHSVADTYVKGLGIKTPSVDQLSKNLSGGNQQKVVLAKWLAANSELIIFDEPTRGIDIGAKYEIYKLMNDLVEKGKTILLISSEMEELIGMSDRILVLAEGKITGELAKDSFSQETIMNYASNIEKEKLA